Proteins from one Acropora muricata isolate sample 2 chromosome 9, ASM3666990v1, whole genome shotgun sequence genomic window:
- the LOC136927719 gene encoding uncharacterized protein, translated as LGNFLSIRPFHVFNMVRILAFGDSLTEGWCYFGTTFHPYSSKLQILLQSLPISKPFSIVNRGVSGETTEGMQARLPRVLDEDGPFDLAIILGGTNDLGGSLDNNADPLFERLKSLHELILKECPLSVAITIPESGFDERYPALREKRSKVNQLLKDYVQANGDRMILCDLSVKLPHNSLSEEDRKRFWHDGLHFSPDGYDRMAEVIFEDIKQYFINFDES; from the coding sequence CTCGGCAACTTCCTTTCAATCCGTCCTTTTCACGTTTTCAATATGGTTCGAATTCTCGCTTTCGGAGACAGTTTGACCGAAGGCTGGTGCTACTTTGGGACCACATTTCATCCTTATTCAAGTAAACTTCAAATTCTTCTGCAATCCTTGCCTATATCCAAACCTTTCAGCATCGTTAATAGAGGAGTCAGCGGAGAAACTACCGAAGGAATGCAGGCGAGATTACCCCGTGTTTTGGACGAAGATGGACCTTTCGATCTTGCAATTATTCTAGGTGGTACAAATGATCTCGGTGGTTCGCTCGATAACAACGCCGACCCTCTGTTTGAACGACTCAAATCACTACATGAGTTGATCTTGAAGGAGTGCCCTCTTTCTGTCGCAATAACCATCCCAGAGAGTGGATTCGACGAGAGATATCCGGCATTGAGAGAGAAACGTTCCAAAGTAAACCAGCTTTTGAAGGATTATGTCCAAGCTAATGGGGATAGAATGATTTTGTGTGATCTGTCAGTCAAGCTACCACATAACTCTTTAAGTGAAGAAGATCGTAAAAGATTTTGGCACGACGGGCTTCATTTTTCACCAGATGGGTACGATAGGATGGCGGAAGTAATATTTGAGGACATTAAACAATATTTCATCAACTTTGACGAATCTTGA
- the LOC136927709 gene encoding cyclin-C-like, which translates to MAANFWLSSHCNQWLLDREEIELERQRDYQYFKEEDYKKFHIFFINFIQALGEHMKARQQVIATATLYYKRFYARNSLKSIDSLLMAPTCLYLAHKTEECGVISQSRFISACSHVVKNKFNFAFPGDQFPYRMTQVLECEFFLLEMMDCCLIVYHPYRPLTQYVADLGMEDAILPIAWRILNDSLRTDVSLIYPPYQIALAAIYMACVIQQKDCKQWFAELSVDMDKILEITQEILQLYELWKSYDERTEISAILSRSPKPKVRPTSATPGQTPSPVPPES; encoded by the exons ATGGCGGCAAATTTCTGGCTTTCTTCTCATTGCAACCAATGGCTCCTGGATCGTGAAGAGATTGAATTAGAAAGACAGAGAGACTACCAATACTTTAAGGAGGAGGACTACAAGAAATTTCATATCTTTTTTATCAACTTTATTCAGGCATTAGGCGAGCATATGAAGGCCCGACAACAAGTCATTGCAACCGCCACTTTGTATTACAAAAGATTTTACGCCAGGAATTCCCTGAAGAGCATAGATTCACTTCTTATGGCACCAACATGTCTGTATTTAGCACATAAAACGGAGGAGTGTGGCGTGATATCTCAAAGTCGCTTTATTAGCGCTTGTAGTCAcgttgtaaaaaacaaattcaacttCGCTTTCCCAGGAGATCAGTTTCCTTACCGAATGACTCAA GTTCTGGAATGTGAATTCTTTTTGCTAGAGATGATGGATTGCTGTTTAATTGTGTACCACCCCTACCGACCCCTGACACAGTATGTTGCTGATCTTGGTATGGAAGATGCTATACTGCCAATAGCCTGGCGCATCTTGAATGACAGTCTGCGCACTGATGTCTCTCTCATTTACCCTCCTTATCAGATTGCCTTGGCAGCTATTTACATGGCTTGTGTTATTCAACAGAAAGATTGTAAACAATGGTTTGCCGAACTGTCTGTTGATATGGACAAGATACTGGAAATAACTCAAGAGATTTTGCAGCTGTATGAACTATGGAAAAGTTACGATGAAAGGACAGAGATTTCAGCTATTCTCAGTAGATCCCCTAAACCCAAAGTGCGACCAACCTCAGCTACACCCGGACAAACACCTTCACCTGTTCCTCCAGAATCTTAA
- the LOC136927708 gene encoding 2-(3-amino-3-carboxypropyl)histidine synthase subunit 2-like: MADAVKFSSGEKEVIERKAEVSSDSKSNKRDRFEFYEISRCVDVINRRDFQKIALQFPDTLLVDSAAVASMLERDTGKKVFVLADTSYGSCCVDEVAAEHVEADLIIHYGRACLSQTRRLPVLYVFGKWPVNVQSCMERFQQMFPHPEVKVLVFCDVMYSHCMDELETSIQCLCLYSNVIFTKLTHAAFEDYAKDTTSNKAQKNYCDDETTDDNNQDLPQNSETGYYCKFGREFRLPENTELEEWSMFYIGSQSLCLTNLMMSYNKCQFYSYDPCTNIGRQETLNVNKALMKRYYMIQRAKDAQVVGIVVGTLGVADYLQIIERLKKMIKLAGKKSYLFVMGKLNVAKMANFMEVDAFVLVACPENSLIDSKEFFKPIVTPFEMELACLRTREWTGDYITDFRELLPGASASVELEEDANDCNEVPDVSLITGHLRPAFRSPSDTAEPLSSSLVERNEETTLSTQNRITSAEFLASRSWKGLEQNLGETPVTKAVEGKEGIAAGYTDERGLEKNS, from the exons atggcggatgcaGTGAAATTTAGTAGCGGCGAAAAAGAGGTTATAGAGAGAAAGGCAGAGGTCTCATCTGATAGCAAAAGCAATAAAAGAGATAGGTTCGAGTTTTATGAGATTTCACGGTGCGTGGATGTCATAAACAGGAGAGACTTCCAGAAG ATTGCACTGCAGTTCCCAGATACGTTATTGGTTGATTCAGCTGCTGTTGCGTCTATGCTTGAGAGGGACACTGGAAAGAAGGTTTTTGTTTTAGCAGATACATCATATGGAAG TTGTTGTGTAGATGAGGTAGCTGCAGAGCATGTTGAAGCTGATCTGATCATCCACTATGGTCGAGCTTGCCTGAGCCA GACAAGGAGACTTCCTGTGTTGTATGTGTTTGGTAAATGGCCTGTTAATGTACAAAGCTGCATGGAGCGATTTCAACAGATGTTTCCACATCCTGAGGTTAAGGTTCTTGTCTTTTGTGATGTGATGTACAGCCATTGTATGG ATGAGTTGGAGACTTCCATCCAATGTCTGTGTCTTTATTCCAATGTCATATTTACAAAGCTCACGCATGCGGCATTTGAAGATTATGCCAAAGACACAACTAGCAATAAAGCACAAAAGAATTATTGTGATGATGAGACAACAGATGACAACAACCAAGACTTACCACAAAACTCAGAAACAGGATATTATTGCAA GTTTGGACGTGAGTTTAGACTTCCAGAAAACACAGAGCTGGAAGAATGGTCCATGTTTTACATAGGCAGCCAAAGTTTGTGTTTAACAAACTTAATGATGTCTTACAACAAGTGTCAA ttCTATTCATATGATCCTTGCACCAACATTGGAAGACAAGAAACCCTTAATGTCAATAAGGCACTCATGAAAAG GTATTACATGATCCAAAGAGCTAAAGATGCACAAGTGGTTGGAATTGTGGTGGGAACATTGGGTGTAG CTGATTACCTACAAATTATTGAAAGGCTCAAAAAGATGATAAAGCTGGCAGGAAAAAAG TCTTACCTGTTTGTCATGGGCAAACTGAACGTTGCTAAAATGGCCAACTTCATGGAGGTTGATGCATTTGTACTCGTAGCTTGTCCTGAGAACTCACTTATTGATTCAAAG GAATTCTTCAAACCTATTGTGACTCCATTTGAAATGGAATTAGCTTGTCTCAG AACTCGAGAATGGACTGGTGACTACATTACAGACTTCAGAGAACTTTTACCTG GTGCCAGTGCGTCGGTCGAATTGGAAGAG gatgcGAACGACTGTAATGAAGTTCCTGATGTATCGTTAATAACGGGGCACTTAAGGCCAGCGTTCAGATCACCTAGCGATACCGCTG AGCCTTTGTCTTCGTCACTGGTTGAGCGGAACGAAGAAACAACACTTTCAACTCAAAACCGTATTACATCAG CGGAATTCCTTGCATCACGATCCTGGAAGGGCTTAGAGCAAAATCTCGGCGAAACGCCCGTTACAAAAGCGGTGGAAGGCAAAGAAGGCATTGCAGCGGGATATACAGATGAGAGAGGTCTGGAGAAAAATTCTTGA